A stretch of the Octopus bimaculoides isolate UCB-OBI-ISO-001 chromosome 8, ASM119413v2, whole genome shotgun sequence genome encodes the following:
- the LOC128248585 gene encoding uncharacterized protein LOC128248585 isoform X2 — MLFRRHTLRNETFAHVSNQESKYQRVCDLLNALVTPKEISRIVGVSIKTVYNVKNRMAMIKTITRKSGSGGINNNKKKRAKAFIKALKSKILKDPTKSMRKMAIKLEVDNKTFRNAVKYDLRLES; from the coding sequence AAACTTTTGCCCACGTGAGTAATCAGGAAAGCAAATATCAAAGAGTGTGTGATTTGCTGAATGCACTCGTCACACCAAAGGAGATTTCAAGAATAGTTGGAGTGTCCATAAAGActgtttataatgtaaagaatagaATGGCTATGATCAAAACTATTACGAGGAAGTCTGGAAGTGGaggaatcaacaacaacaaaaaaaaacgtgcCAAAGCTTTTATTAAAGCTCTCAAATCCAAAATCCTAAAGGATCCAACCAAATCCATGAGAAAGATGGCAATTAAACTTGAAGTAGACAACAAGACCTTTAGAAATGCAGTAAAATATGATTTGAGGTTAGAATCTTAA
- the LOC128248585 gene encoding atrial natriuretic peptide receptor 3-like isoform X1 has protein sequence MDWLWRSCHKMKLNIFFFILFCFHKCLSKTEVQIASILPRKNTFLFSIDRMKPALELGIEWVMQDTYLKEHFNFHVIFADSNCSIAEAMHQAIEIYMNKSVNVFFGPACNFAVAPIARQVKFWNTPLVSIGATARDFSLYKNKYYPLLTRVGPANLNYLPGIIAHAMDHYKWKILKLLYYEGGFESISKLFCKLVTESLHYEIRNFVENIQTDYYKMDDKNISETLMNEIGNKYAGKFLLLPKKLS, from the coding sequence ATGGATTGGTTATGGCGCAGTTGCCACAAAATGAAactcaatatatttttctttattttattttgttttcacaaaTGTCTGTCGAAAACAGAAGTTCAAATTGCCTCCATACTACCTCGGAAgaatacttttttattttccattgacCGAATGAAACCAGCTTTAGAACTGGGCATCGAATGGGTCATGCAGGATACATATCTAAAAGAGCATTTTAACTTTCACGTGATATTCGCTGACTCAAACTGTTCTATTGCCGAAGCAATGCATCAAGCGATAGAAATTTACATGAACAAATCTGTAAATGTCTTCTTTGGCCCTGCTTGTAATTTTGCAGTTGCACCAATTGCTCGCCAAGTAAAATTCTGGAATACACCCCTAGTAAGTATTGGTGCTACGGCCCGGGATTTTTccttatataaaaataagtactacccCTTACTCACTCGGGTCGGACCCGCTAACTTGAATTATCTTCCCGGCATCATTGCGCACGCCATGGATCActataaatggaaaatattaaagTTGCTTTATTATGAGGGTGGGTTTGAAtcaatttctaaattattttgtaAGCTTGTTACGGAATCCCTTCATTACGAAATACGCAATTTTGTTGAAAACATACAAACGGATTATTACAAGATGGACGACAAAAATATTTCGGAAACACTCATGAATGAAATTGGAAACAAATATGCAG